Genomic DNA from Bacteroidota bacterium:
ACGAAAGGTTTAAACGTTGAACCGGGTTGCCGCTGTATCTGCGTAATGTGGTTGAGTCCGTATTTGAAACTACGGAAATTCGATCCACCCACCATAGCAACTATTCCACCCGAGCGATGGTCGATTGAAACGAAACCGACTTCAATTTGTGTGGAAGATTTTTTTACTGAATCAATAAACGCAGAATTGTAGCGTAAGCTTTTTGCGATGCTGTCTTTTGCGGATTGTGTTTTTGCTTTTCGATATACATCCGAAGTTCGTATAGTTTGCGAAATTGCAGTTTCAAGCACGTCTTTGTTGCGGCTCCAATTCCATGCTTTTATAAAATTCGGCTGATAATCTTTAAGATGTTCCTCTACCGCACGGTTGGCGTATCGCTGCATCCGGCTATCGAGTGTGGTATAAACATTTAAGCCGTCACGATAAATATCGAATCCGTAAGTTTCCGATTTTTGCGTTAATTGTTGGCGAATGTATTCAACAAAATGAGGGGCTATTCCGGTTATCCCTTCGTTAGTTGCAGAACGGATTTGCAATTCATCAGCTTTTGCTTTTTCTGCTTCAATTTCGGTGAGATAATTATATTTCAACATCTGATCAATCACGGTATTACGCCGGTTGATAGCACGTTCGGGATAATTGACAGGGTCGTATCTGCCAGGACCTTTCAATAAACCGACGAGCAAGGCTGCTTCGCTGATCGTCAAATCAGCAGGAATCTTGCCGAAGTAAATTTGCGAGCCAGCCGAAATACCATAAGCGCTTCTACCGTAGTAAGTGATGTTCAAATACATTTCAAGGATTTCATCTTTAGTGTAGTTCGATTCTATTTGAAATGCAGTAATGAACTCTCGGAATTTACGTGTAATTTTATCGTGGAATTTTTTTCGTTCTACTTTTAAGTCGTATAAATTCCGTGAAAGCTGTTGTGTAATAGTGCTTGCACCTTCCCGCATCTGAAAAGTTATGATGTTTTTTATCATCGCTCTAACAAAGCGTAAAACATCAACACCCCAATGCTTTCTGAAATTTTTATCTTCAGTTGCAATTAAGGCATCTATTAAATGGGGAGGAAGTTCTTTTAAATTTGCACGCGTTCTATTTTTTATGAAAAATTGGTCGAGAACTTCACCATCGATCGAATAAACTTTGGTAGCAAGCTCGGCTTTTGGATTCTCGAGGTCTTCCAGTGAAGGTAAACCCGAAATGATGTATGGAATATAGAAAGCTAAAAATATCAGAAATATAATGATTGCAATTATTATTTTCTTGCTATGTTTCTTCCGAAAAGTTTTTTTTGCATGCATAAAATTTATTTAATTGATGACCATTCATTAAGTGCTATTACGCCGTCAGCCATTTCTGCATAAGAAAAATGCGAAATCCAATCGCCTAAGTTAACATACAAACCATTCCCGATTTTCTGGAAACTCGGTTCGTGCCGGTGCCCCATAATAACGATATCGTAACCTTCCTGAATTTTTCTTTCGGCCGCTATTTTCATTCCGTCCTCTTCACCGAAGTGTTTATTCGAGGAATGTTTGCGGCTCGTACGCGAAATTTTTTTTGCCAAAGTAACTCCTAAATCGGGATGGAGCATTCTGTAAAGTTTAATGTTAGTCGGGCTTCTCAGTATCTTTTTTAAAATATTATAACCGTGGTCGTTCGATGTAAAACCGTCGCCGTGGTGCATAAATATTTTTTTTCCATCGAGAACAATATCGAATGCATCGAAGTGAACGCTTATTCCCAAGTCGTCCGTAAAAAAATTGTCCATCCAGTAATCGTGGTTGCCTGCAAGGTAATGAACTTTTATGTTGTTTCTAACCAAATCGTCGAGTTTTGAAATCGTGCGATGGAATCCTCGTGGTATCACAGTTTTGTATTCAAACCACGCATCAAACAAGTCGCCTAAAATAAAAAGCGAATCGGCATCTCTTTTAATATGATCAAAAAACGAAATCAGAAGAGTTTCTTTTTTTGCTTCTGTTTCTTTATTCCCCAATCCTAAGTGAGCGTCGGAAATGAAATATGCTTTTGGCATTTTATTTTTCTACAACAATATTAAGTTGTATTTTTTGTTCAAACCGGCTGCACCATCCTTCTTCATCCGAACAATAAAAATAAATAAGTGTTCCTTTAAGTTTATGTTTTCCGGGTTTTAGTTTTTTATTCAAGGTAAAACTTTGCTTTACTGGTTTTTTCAAATTTAAATATTCGATTCCTTTGGCTTTTGGAACATCAAGTTTACCTAAAATAGCAAATTTTTTATCTATTTCTACCTCAAGAGGAGGGTCTAAATTGATGTGAATGCCTTCTTGCGGGGCGAATGTAAATA
This window encodes:
- a CDS encoding UDP-2,3-diacylglucosamine diphosphatase; its protein translation is MPKAYFISDAHLGLGNKETEAKKETLLISFFDHIKRDADSLFILGDLFDAWFEYKTVIPRGFHRTISKLDDLVRNNIKVHYLAGNHDYWMDNFFTDDLGISVHFDAFDIVLDGKKIFMHHGDGFTSNDHGYNILKKILRSPTNIKLYRMLHPDLGVTLAKKISRTSRKHSSNKHFGEEDGMKIAAERKIQEGYDIVIMGHRHEPSFQKIGNGLYVNLGDWISHFSYAEMADGVIALNEWSSIK
- a CDS encoding PBP1A family penicillin-binding protein, with product MHAKKTFRKKHSKKIIIAIIIFLIFLAFYIPYIISGLPSLEDLENPKAELATKVYSIDGEVLDQFFIKNRTRANLKELPPHLIDALIATEDKNFRKHWGVDVLRFVRAMIKNIITFQMREGASTITQQLSRNLYDLKVERKKFHDKITRKFREFITAFQIESNYTKDEILEMYLNITYYGRSAYGISAGSQIYFGKIPADLTISEAALLVGLLKGPGRYDPVNYPERAINRRNTVIDQMLKYNYLTEIEAEKAKADELQIRSATNEGITGIAPHFVEYIRQQLTQKSETYGFDIYRDGLNVYTTLDSRMQRYANRAVEEHLKDYQPNFIKAWNWSRNKDVLETAISQTIRTSDVYRKAKTQSAKDSIAKSLRYNSAFIDSVKKSSTQIEVGFVSIDHRSGGIVAMVGGSNFRSFKYGLNHITQIQRQPGSTFKPFVYTVAIDNGYPPSFEILNQPVTLVMVGGNRWTPQNFDGTFGGKNTIREGLKFSINLLAVRAIMEIAPVQQVIEYANRMGIKSKLPPYESLSMGTGEVSPLELTAAFSVYPNDGVYVQPFSIIRIEDKDGNIIEENQSERREVLSKETAYIITSMLEDAVNSGTGTRVRNYFNLPAAGKTGTTQEYADAWFIGFTPQLTAGVWVGFDNKSVHFTGADGQGGRAAAPIWGRFMGSVYEDKSIGLPIEFFQQPEGIVRELICSDSKGLATEFCPSTYEEIFNKKYLPVPCPLHTSSHWEDHKTSKGNINF